In the genome of Thermomicrobiales bacterium, the window AGCCACTCACCGGCTATCACCACCTGACGATGGTCACCCGCGACGCACTGCAGAACGTGCAGTTCTACCGCGACCTGCTGGGACTGCGGCTGGTCAAGAAGACAGTCAACTTCGACATGCCGCAGACCTACCACCTGTACTACGGCGACGAATCCGGCACGCCCGGCACGCTGCTGACCTTCTTCGAATGGTCGAACGCGAAATCGCCCGGTCAGACCGGCTGGGGCGGCACCGAGCACATCGCGCTGACCGTCTCCAGCGGCGCGTCGGTTGCCTGGTGGCGCGGGCATCTGGAGCGCGAGGGCGTGGATGTATCCGATCCGTTCGACGACCACGGGCGACCCGCCATCCGATTCCACGATCCGGAGGGGCTGATCATCGAACTGGTCGCCGCGCCGGGCGAGCTCGTGCCGGATGGCGCACCGGCACTGCGGATTCCGGGCATCGAGATCGGCGCGATCGACCACGTCGGCATCCTCGCCACCGAGCGTGACACCGCCGTCATCTACTACGAGCAGCTCCTCGGCTTCACGCTGCTCGGCGAGCAGCCCAACCCGCTCGACGCCGACCGCACCGACCTGATTTTCGAGCTCGATGATGACGAGGAGGGGCAGCGGCTCATCGTCACGCTCGTCGATCGCGAGACGACCGAGCGTGCCGTCGATGGTCCCGGCCAGACCCACCACGTCGCCTTCGGCGTGCCGGACGATCCGGCTGAGGTGAGCTGGCAGGAGCGGATCGAGTCAGCCGGCGTGCCATCGTCGGAAGTCCGCGACCGCCAGTATTTCCACAGCATCTACTTCCGCGATCCGGACGGCCACCTGCTGGAGATCGCGACCGCCAACCCCGGCTTCGCCGTCGATGAGCCAGCGGAAACGCTCGGCACAAAGCTGATGCTGCCGCCGTGGCTGGAGGAGCGCCGCGAGCAACTGACCCGTAGCCTGCAGCCGCTCGACGGTGGAGGCGCATGAGCCGACGCCAGATCCGCGCGGCGATCATGGTCGTCGGCGTCCTGCTCGCACTGGTCCTGCTGGTCGCGATCGCCGCCAGCGTCACCGGCCCGGCGCGCATCATCCTCCTCGCGCTGCTCGCGCCGGTGCTGGTATTTACCGTCCTCCTTGTCTGGCGCAGCCTCAGCGTGACCGGCGCGCAGGAGGCGCGCCGACAGGTAATGGTGGCGTCCTTGCAGCGCGACGGCATCGTCGGCGTGCTGGCCTGGCCACCAGCGCCGCGTTGGGATGAGCGCATCCACCGCACGTTCATCCTGCCGGCCGGTCGGCACCTGCTCGTCCTCGACCAGCGCACCGAAGCCACCCCGACCGGCGGCCGCGCCCGCGCCGCACTCGAGGCACTGCTCGGCCCACTCGACGGCCCGGAGCGCGCGGTGCTGGCGCTCGTCGAAGCGGACGGCGCGGTCCACGGCTGGGACATCAGCGCCATCCTGCGCCGGGTCGACGCCGGTGACGCCGCCGCAGACCGAGAGCTCTCCGAGCTGGCCGCGCT includes:
- a CDS encoding VOC family protein, whose protein sequence is MNAPQPLTGYHHLTMVTRDALQNVQFYRDLLGLRLVKKTVNFDMPQTYHLYYGDESGTPGTLLTFFEWSNAKSPGQTGWGGTEHIALTVSSGASVAWWRGHLEREGVDVSDPFDDHGRPAIRFHDPEGLIIELVAAPGELVPDGAPALRIPGIEIGAIDHVGILATERDTAVIYYEQLLGFTLLGEQPNPLDADRTDLIFELDDDEEGQRLIVTLVDRETTERAVDGPGQTHHVAFGVPDDPAEVSWQERIESAGVPSSEVRDRQYFHSIYFRDPDGHLLEIATANPGFAVDEPAETLGTKLMLPPWLEERREQLTRSLQPLDGGGA